In Ailuropoda melanoleuca isolate Jingjing chromosome 7, ASM200744v2, whole genome shotgun sequence, one genomic interval encodes:
- the NTMT1 gene encoding N-terminal Xaa-Pro-Lys N-methyltransferase 1 isoform X2 has product MVDVTEDFLIKARTYLGEEGKRVRNYFCCGLQDFSPEPNSYDVIWIQWVIGHLTDQHLAEFLRRCKQGLRPNGIIVIKDNMAQEGVILDDVDSSVCRDLDVVHRIVRSAGLSLLAEERQENLPDEIYHVYSLALR; this is encoded by the exons ATGGTGGACGTGACCGAAGACTTTCTGATCAAAGCCAGGACGtacctgggggaggagggcaagagGGTGAGGAACTACTTCTGCTGCGGCCTCCAGGACTTCAGCCCCGAGCCTAACTCCTACGATGTCATCTGGATCCAGTGGGTGATAG GGCACCTCACTGATCAGCACCTGGCCGAGTTCCTACGGCGCTGCAAGCAGGGCCTACGCCCCAATGGCATCATTGTCATCAAAGACAACATGGCCCAGGAGGGCGTGATCCTGGACGACGTGGACAGCAGCGTGTGCCGGGACCTCGATGTGGTCCACAGGATTGTCCGCAGCGCAGGCCTCAGCCTCCTAGCTGAGGAGCGCCAGGAGAACCTCCCCGATGAGATCTACCACGTCTATAGCTTAGCCCTGAGATGA
- the NTMT1 gene encoding N-terminal Xaa-Pro-Lys N-methyltransferase 1 isoform X1: MTSEVIEDEKQFYLKAKTYWKEVPPTVDGMLGGYGHISSIDISSSRKFLQRFLREGPNKTGTSCALDCGAGIGRITKRLLLPLFGVVDMVDVTEDFLIKARTYLGEEGKRVRNYFCCGLQDFSPEPNSYDVIWIQWVIGHLTDQHLAEFLRRCKQGLRPNGIIVIKDNMAQEGVILDDVDSSVCRDLDVVHRIVRSAGLSLLAEERQENLPDEIYHVYSLALR; this comes from the exons ATGACAAGCGAGGTGATAGAAGACGAGAAGCAGTTCTATTTGAAGGCCAAGACGTACTGGAAGGAAGTCCCGCCCACAGTGGACGGCATGCTCGGGGGGTATGGCCACATCTCCAGCATCGACATCAGCAGCTCCCGGAAGTTCCTGCAGAGGTTTTTGAGG GAAGGCCCAAACAAGACGGGGACCTCCTGCGCCCTGGACTGCGGAGCCGGCATAGGCAGGATCACCAAGCGGCTGCTGCTGCCGCTCTTCGGAGTGGTGGACATGGTGGACGTGACCGAAGACTTTCTGATCAAAGCCAGGACGtacctgggggaggagggcaagagGGTGAGGAACTACTTCTGCTGCGGCCTCCAGGACTTCAGCCCCGAGCCTAACTCCTACGATGTCATCTGGATCCAGTGGGTGATAG GGCACCTCACTGATCAGCACCTGGCCGAGTTCCTACGGCGCTGCAAGCAGGGCCTACGCCCCAATGGCATCATTGTCATCAAAGACAACATGGCCCAGGAGGGCGTGATCCTGGACGACGTGGACAGCAGCGTGTGCCGGGACCTCGATGTGGTCCACAGGATTGTCCGCAGCGCAGGCCTCAGCCTCCTAGCTGAGGAGCGCCAGGAGAACCTCCCCGATGAGATCTACCACGTCTATAGCTTAGCCCTGAGATGA
- the ASB6 gene encoding ankyrin repeat and SOCS box protein 6 isoform X1 — MPFLHGFRRIIFEYQPLVDAILGSLGIQDPERQEPLDGPSYVASEESRILVLTELLERKAHSPFYQEGVSNALLKMAELGLTRAADVLLRRGANLNFEDPVTYYTALHIAVLRNQPDMVELLVRHGADINRRDRIHESSPLDLASEEPERLPCLQRLLDLGADVNAADKHGKTALLHALASSDGVQIYNTENIRLLLEGGADVKATTKDGDTVFTCIIFLLGETVGGDKEEARMISRFCFQVTQLLLAHGADPSECPAHESLTHICLKGFKLHFPLLRFLLESGAAYNCSLHGAACWSGFHIVFERLCSHPGCAEDESHVDLLRKAETVLDLMVTNSQKLQLPENFDIHPVGSLAEKIQALHFSLRQLESYPPSLKHLCRVHIRLHLQPWPVDVKVKALPLPDRLKWYLLSEHSGTVEEDV; from the exons gcccagtTATGTCGCCAGCGAGGAGAGCCGAATCCTTGTTCTCACCGAGCTGCTGGAGAGGAAGGCCCACTCTCCATTCTACCAGGAAGGCGTGAGCAATGCCCTGCTGAAGATGGCCGAGCTGGGCCTGACCCGCGCAGCCGACGTTCTCCTGCGCAGAGGGGCCAACCTCAACTTCGAAG ACCCTGTCACTTACTACACGGCCCTGCACATCGCCGTCCTGCGGAACCAGCCGGACATGGTGGAGCTGCTGGTGCGCCACGGGGCCGACATCAACCGGAGGGACCGG ATCCACGAGAGCAGCCCCCTGGACCTGGCCAGTGAGGAGCCCGAGCGCCTGCCCTGCCTGCAGCGCCTCCTGGACCTCGGAGCAGACGTCAACGCGGCTGACAAGCACG GAAAGACGGCGCTGCTCCACGCCTTGGCCAGCAGCGACGGGGTGCAGATCTATAACACGGAGAACATCCGGCTGCTCCTGGAAGGAG GGGCAGATGTCAAGGCCACCACCAAAGACGGGGACACCGTGTTCACCTGCATCATCTTCCTGCTTGGGGAGACCGTGGGAGGGGACAAAGAGGAGGCCCGGATGATCAGCCGCTTCTGCTTCCAAGTCACGCAGCTGCTGCTGGCCCACGGGGCCGACCCCAGCGAGTGCCCAGCGCACGAGTCCCTCACGCACATCTGCCTCAAGGGCTTCAAACTGCACTTCCCTCTCCTGCGCTTCTTGCTGGAGTCCGGCGCGGCCTACAACTGTTCCCTGCACGGGGCGGCCTGCTGGTCTGGCTTCCACATCGTCTTTGAGAGGCTCTGCTCCCACCCGGGCTGCGCTGAAGACGAGAGCCACGTGGACCTCCTGCGCAAAGCCGAGACCGTCCTGGATCTCATGGTGACTAATTCCCAGAAACTTCAGCTGCCCGAAAACTTCGATATCCATCCTGTGGGCAGCCTGGCAGAGAAGATCCAGGCCCTTCATTTCTCCTTGAGGCAGCTGGAGAGCTACCCTCCGTCCCTCAAGCACCTGTGTCGCGTCCACATCCGGCTCCATCTCCAGCCCTGGCCTGTGGATGTGAAGGTCAAAGCCCTACCTCTGCCCGACAGGCTGAAGTGGTACCTCCTCAGTGAGCACAGCGGGACCGTCGAAGAGGACGTGTGA
- the ASB6 gene encoding ankyrin repeat and SOCS box protein 6 isoform X2: MAELGLTRAADVLLRRGANLNFEDPVTYYTALHIAVLRNQPDMVELLVRHGADINRRDRIHESSPLDLASEEPERLPCLQRLLDLGADVNAADKHGKTALLHALASSDGVQIYNTENIRLLLEGGADVKATTKDGDTVFTCIIFLLGETVGGDKEEARMISRFCFQVTQLLLAHGADPSECPAHESLTHICLKGFKLHFPLLRFLLESGAAYNCSLHGAACWSGFHIVFERLCSHPGCAEDESHVDLLRKAETVLDLMVTNSQKLQLPENFDIHPVGSLAEKIQALHFSLRQLESYPPSLKHLCRVHIRLHLQPWPVDVKVKALPLPDRLKWYLLSEHSGTVEEDV, translated from the exons ATGGCCGAGCTGGGCCTGACCCGCGCAGCCGACGTTCTCCTGCGCAGAGGGGCCAACCTCAACTTCGAAG ACCCTGTCACTTACTACACGGCCCTGCACATCGCCGTCCTGCGGAACCAGCCGGACATGGTGGAGCTGCTGGTGCGCCACGGGGCCGACATCAACCGGAGGGACCGG ATCCACGAGAGCAGCCCCCTGGACCTGGCCAGTGAGGAGCCCGAGCGCCTGCCCTGCCTGCAGCGCCTCCTGGACCTCGGAGCAGACGTCAACGCGGCTGACAAGCACG GAAAGACGGCGCTGCTCCACGCCTTGGCCAGCAGCGACGGGGTGCAGATCTATAACACGGAGAACATCCGGCTGCTCCTGGAAGGAG GGGCAGATGTCAAGGCCACCACCAAAGACGGGGACACCGTGTTCACCTGCATCATCTTCCTGCTTGGGGAGACCGTGGGAGGGGACAAAGAGGAGGCCCGGATGATCAGCCGCTTCTGCTTCCAAGTCACGCAGCTGCTGCTGGCCCACGGGGCCGACCCCAGCGAGTGCCCAGCGCACGAGTCCCTCACGCACATCTGCCTCAAGGGCTTCAAACTGCACTTCCCTCTCCTGCGCTTCTTGCTGGAGTCCGGCGCGGCCTACAACTGTTCCCTGCACGGGGCGGCCTGCTGGTCTGGCTTCCACATCGTCTTTGAGAGGCTCTGCTCCCACCCGGGCTGCGCTGAAGACGAGAGCCACGTGGACCTCCTGCGCAAAGCCGAGACCGTCCTGGATCTCATGGTGACTAATTCCCAGAAACTTCAGCTGCCCGAAAACTTCGATATCCATCCTGTGGGCAGCCTGGCAGAGAAGATCCAGGCCCTTCATTTCTCCTTGAGGCAGCTGGAGAGCTACCCTCCGTCCCTCAAGCACCTGTGTCGCGTCCACATCCGGCTCCATCTCCAGCCCTGGCCTGTGGATGTGAAGGTCAAAGCCCTACCTCTGCCCGACAGGCTGAAGTGGTACCTCCTCAGTGAGCACAGCGGGACCGTCGAAGAGGACGTGTGA